CCAAACCCAACTTGCTTTGGTTGGACATGAACCAGATTTGAGCGCTTGGGCAGAAATTCTTTTATGGGGACAAGCAAAAGCAACGTTAGTTTTGAAAAAAGCGGGTATGATTGGGGTAAAACTACCAGAAAAAGGCTCCCCTCTGGGTCGTAGTCAGATGTTTTGGTTGACGCCACCCAAGTACTTGCTCTAACAGTAGAGTAACGTTTCTGAAAGAATTTTTAGGAGAACGGATACTGTTATGGTGATAACAATTTCTGGTAAGTTAGCCTGAAAAGATCTTTCAAAAAAAAAGCAGATGGTGTTGCCATGATGGTGTGCGAATATAAGCCTGGTTTGGATGGCATTCCCGCCGCTCAATCCAGTATTAGCAATGTTGACGGACAAAAGGGAATACTAGAATATCGTGGCATCCGGATTGAGGAACTAGCAGAAAAAAGTACATTTTTGGAAACTGCTTATCTGCTAATTTGGGGTGAGCTGCCTACATCGAAAGAACTCGCAGCATTTGAGGATGAAGTTCACTCTCACAGACGGATCAAATATCACATTTGCGACATGATGAAGTGCTTTCCAGAAAGCGGTCATCCGATGGATGCACTCCAAGCCTCAGCCGCAGCATTAGGCTTGTTTTATTCACGTCGTGACTTGAATAATCCTGCTTACATTCGGGATGCTGTCGTTCGCCTCATAGCAAAGATTCCGACAATGGTGGCGGCGTTCCAGTTAATGCGAAATGGGAATGATGCAATACGTCCCCATGCGGACTTAGACTATTCTGGCAACTTTCTGTACATGCTGAATGAGAAAGTACCAGACCCATTGGCGGCGCGGATTTTTGATATCTGCTTGATACTTCACGCTGAACACACAATGAACGCCTCCACCTTTAGTGCAAGGGTTACAGCGTCTACTCTAACTGATCCATACGCAGTGGTAGCTAGTGCGGTGGGAACGTTAGGAGGACCGCTACACGGTGGAGCGAATGAAGAAGTCGTTGAGATGTTGGAAGACATTGGCTTTGTAGAAAATGTCCGTCCCTACATAGAAGATTGTCTAGAACGCAAAGCCAAGATTATGGGTTTTGGACATCGTGTCTACAAAGTGAAAGACCCACGCGCCACGATTTTACAGAACTTGGCAGAACAGCTGTTTACCAAGTTTGGGCATGACAAGTACTATGACATTGCCGTAGAAATGGAAAGGGTGGTGCAGGAAAAACTCGGTCACAAAGGAATTTATCCCAACGTTGACTTTTATTCTGGTTTGGTGTATAGGAAGTTGGGAATTCCTACAGATCTGTTTACGCCAATATTTGCGATCGCCCGTGTAGCTGGTTGGTTAGCACATTGGAAAGAACAGCTAGAAGAAAACCGGATTTTCCGTCCTACCCAAGTTTACGACGGTAAGCATGACGTTTCTTACACTCCCATCGACCAGCGGTAGAGTGATCAGGGGATTATGAGGGAAGCAGAGAATTTTCCTACACTCCCTCACTCCCTGACTGCCACACTCCCACCACTAAGGGTTTTCTTCGTAAATCCCAATCCTTACCATCAGTAGAAATTCTCGTCTGGATAAAGGGGCGAAAACCATCCAACGATATACTAGGCATGGGAATTGCAAAAAATCTTAAATTTTGCATGATTTAGGCAGAAATATTAATGAGCGAATTTACAGTTATTAACAAGTGTGGATAGTTGTAAAGGACAATGATCTAAAGGACTTGAAGAGCAAAAGACATGAATTCAGGAATTGATCTGCAAGGAACTTTTATAGAATCCCTCATGGATTTGGGACTAAGCGCTGGTCTAGCCAAGTCAATTTGGATGCCAGTGCCGATGATACTAATGATTATTGGTGCTACAGTCGGTGTCCTAACCTGCGTTTGGTTAGAGCGGAAAATTTCTGCAGCCGCACAGCAGCGGATTGGTCCTGAATATATTGGTCCTTTAGGTTTGCTGGCTCCAGTAGCAGATGGTATGAAGCTGGTTTTCAAAGAAGACGTGGTACCAGCTAAGTCCGACGCCTTACTATTTACCCTTGGTCCAATTATCGTAGTGTTGCCAGTGTTTCTGTCCTACCTGATTGTGCCATTTGGACAGAATCTGGTGATTACAGATGTTGGGATGGGCGTGTTCTTGTGGATTGCTTTATCTAGCATTCAACCTATTGGCTTGTTGATGGCTGGTTATGCATCCAACAACAAATACTCTCTCCTGGGAGGGTTGCGGGCAGCAGCGCAGTCAATTAGCTATGAGATTCCGTTGGCACTTGCAGTGCTGGCGGTCGCCATGATGTCCAATAGCCTCAGCACCATCGACATCGTGGAACAGCAATCCGGTTATGGCATTCTTGGCTGGAACGTATGGCGTCAACCAGCTGGGTTTATCATCTTTTGGATAGCAGCCCTAGCCGAATGCGAACGATTACCCTTCGACTTACCCGAAGCAGAAGAAGAACTGGTTGCTGGTTATCAGACTGAATACTCTGGTATGAAATTCGCTCTTTTCTACCTGAGTTCCTACGTTAACCTGGTCCTTTCTGCCCTGCTAGTATCAGTTTTGTATCTGGGTGGTTGGGATTTTCCGATTCCCATTAACCTGATAGCGAGCACTTTGGGAGTCAGTGAAACAAATCCCGTGTTGCAGGTTGTAACCGCCTCCTTGGGAATCACCATGACTGTACTCAAAGCATACTTCCTGGTCTTTCTAGCAATTCTGTTGCGCTGGACAGTACCACGTGTTCGTATTGACCAATTGCTAGATTTAGGATGGAAGTTCTTGCTGCCTGTTGGTTTGGTTAACTTGCTACTAACTGCAGCCCTGAAACTTGCCTTTCCCTTTGCCTTTGGTGGTTAGTCATTAGCACGAAGGACAAATGACGCTGATAACTTCAAAAGAGAGAGACACAATATGTTGAAGTTCCTTAAGCAAGTTGGTGATTACGCCAAAGAAGCGGTGCAAGCTGGTCGCTATATAGGTCAGGGTCTTTCTGTTACCTTTGACCATATGCGGCGTCGTCCAGTCACCGTGCAGTACCCTTACGAGAAACTGATTCCTAGCGAACGATTTCGCGGTAGGATTCACTTTGAGTTTGATAAGTGCATTGCCTGCGAAGTTTGTGTTCGGGTTTGTCCGATCAACCTGCCTGTAGTGGATTGGGATTTCGATAAGGCAACCAAAAAGAAAAAACTCAAACACTATAGCATCGACTTTGGAGTTTGTATCTTCTGTGGTAACTGCGTGGAATTTTGTCCCACGAACTGTCTGTCAATGACAGAAGATTATGAACTTTCTACTTATGATCGCCATGAATTGAACTATGACAGCGTGGCGCTTGGTCGTTTGCCCTACAAGGTCACTTTAGACCCAATGGTCACACCTTTGCGTGAGCTCGTTTATTTACCGAAGGGTGTTACTGATCCCCACGGTTTGCCTGCTGATGCACCTCGCCCTGGTGCGCGTCCAGAAGACCTTGTAGAGCAGGAAAAGTAAAGGTAATTAGTCAAGAGTCAACAGTGCATAGTTTTTGACTCTTGACCTTTGACTATTAACTTTTAAGTGAGGACAAAAAACGGTGAATCTTGCGGAAGGAGTACAGATTGTTTCATTTGGCATACTGGCAGTGATGTTGATTGGAACAGCACTCGGTGTGGTGCTGTTTGAAAACATCGTCCATTCAGCCTTTTTGCTAGGAGGCGTATTTGTTAGCATTGCTGGACTATACCTATTGCTAAATGGTGACTTTGTAGCAGCAGCGCAATTGCTAGTTTATGTTGGCGCAGTGAACGTGTTGATTTTGTTTGCCATTATGCTGGTAAACAAGCGGCAAGCTTTTGCACCCTTCCCCACTGCTTGGGTACGCAAAGCACTCACAGGTGTAGTCAGTTTGGGATTGTTTGCACTTTTAAGTACGATGGTGTTAGCAACTCCTTGGTCACTGTCTACTGACATACCTCCAAGCAACACTATTGTTTTAATCGGTCAACATTTCTTCACTGACTTTTTATTGCCTTTTGAACTCGCTTCCATTTTGCTGTTAATAGCAATGGTAGGCGCGATAATTTTGGCACGTCGCGAGTATCTGCCTGAACAGACCATTTCTTCAGAACAACAGCAAGTTTTGACGTTACCAGAACGTCCTAGAGAATTGGTCTCAATCGGTGAATCAAGCCGCAATATTCAGTAAACAGTTATCACTGTTCATTGATAACTGATAACTGACAACTGATAACTGACAATGGGGGAACACCAACATTCATGCAGCTCCAATACTTTTTACTACTTGCAGCAGCTTTGTTCTGCATCGGTATCTATGGCTTAATTACTAGCCGTAATGCTGTCAGAGTGCTGATGTCGATTGAGTTGCTGCTTAATGCCGTTAATCTCAACTTAATGGCATTTTCCAATTACCTAGACTCAGTAGCAATAAAGGGTCAGGTATTTACCGTATTTGTTATTACCGTAGCAGCAGCTGAGGCGGCGGTAGGTTTAGCGATCGTGCTTGCCATTTATCGTAACCGCGACACTGTTGATATGGAGCAGTTTAATCTCCTGAAGTGGTAATTCTGTGGAGCTCAAACAGGTCATTATTGCTTATAAAGCACGAGATTCCCAAAGTAAACGCTGGGCAGAAATTTGTGCAAAGCAACTAGAACATCGCCAATGCCAGGTTTTGATGGGACCAAGTGGACCCAAAGATAACCCATATCCGGTATTTTTGGCTTCAGCTGGACAACCCATTGACTTGGCTGTGGTACTTGGCGGTGATGGTACTGTTTTAACTGGTGCAAGACATCTAGCCCCGGCTGGCGTCCCAATACTAGCAGTGAACGTGGGAGGTCATCTGGGGTTTTTAACCGAGTCTGTAGACGAATTTCAAGACACCGAACGAGTTTGGGATCGACTCTTAGAAGATCGTTACGCTGTGCAGCGGCGGATGATGTTGCAAGCCTCAGTCTTTGAGGGAGATAGGACACATTTGGAACCAGTGTCTGAACGCTACCTGGCTTTAAATGAAATGTGTGTCAAACCCGCTTCCGCTGATAGGATGATTACCTCAATTCTAGAGATGGAAATTGATGGTGAGATCGTCGATCAATACCAAGGGGACGGGTTAGTTATTTCTACTCCCACTGGTTCTACGGGTTACACCGTTTCTGCGAATGGTCCGATTATACATGATGGTATGGAGGCGATTACTATCACTCCCATCTGTCCGATGAGTCTTTCTAGTCGTCCCCTCGTGTTACCCCCTGGTTCTGTCGTCAGCATTTGGCCTTTGGGT
This portion of the Brasilonema sennae CENA114 genome encodes:
- a CDS encoding NAD(+) kinase encodes the protein MELKQVIIAYKARDSQSKRWAEICAKQLEHRQCQVLMGPSGPKDNPYPVFLASAGQPIDLAVVLGGDGTVLTGARHLAPAGVPILAVNVGGHLGFLTESVDEFQDTERVWDRLLEDRYAVQRRMMLQASVFEGDRTHLEPVSERYLALNEMCVKPASADRMITSILEMEIDGEIVDQYQGDGLVISTPTGSTGYTVSANGPIIHDGMEAITITPICPMSLSSRPLVLPPGSVVSIWPLGDYDLSTKLWTDGVLATSIWPGHRVDVRMADCRAKFIILRENNSYYQTLREKLLWAGTRIRYSSASHAN
- the ndhI gene encoding NAD(P)H-quinone oxidoreductase subunit I, with the translated sequence MLKFLKQVGDYAKEAVQAGRYIGQGLSVTFDHMRRRPVTVQYPYEKLIPSERFRGRIHFEFDKCIACEVCVRVCPINLPVVDWDFDKATKKKKLKHYSIDFGVCIFCGNCVEFCPTNCLSMTEDYELSTYDRHELNYDSVALGRLPYKVTLDPMVTPLRELVYLPKGVTDPHGLPADAPRPGARPEDLVEQEK
- the nuoH gene encoding NADH-quinone oxidoreductase subunit NuoH; its protein translation is MNSGIDLQGTFIESLMDLGLSAGLAKSIWMPVPMILMIIGATVGVLTCVWLERKISAAAQQRIGPEYIGPLGLLAPVADGMKLVFKEDVVPAKSDALLFTLGPIIVVLPVFLSYLIVPFGQNLVITDVGMGVFLWIALSSIQPIGLLMAGYASNNKYSLLGGLRAAAQSISYEIPLALAVLAVAMMSNSLSTIDIVEQQSGYGILGWNVWRQPAGFIIFWIAALAECERLPFDLPEAEEELVAGYQTEYSGMKFALFYLSSYVNLVLSALLVSVLYLGGWDFPIPINLIASTLGVSETNPVLQVVTASLGITMTVLKAYFLVFLAILLRWTVPRVRIDQLLDLGWKFLLPVGLVNLLLTAALKLAFPFAFGG
- a CDS encoding NADH-quinone oxidoreductase subunit J encodes the protein MNLAEGVQIVSFGILAVMLIGTALGVVLFENIVHSAFLLGGVFVSIAGLYLLLNGDFVAAAQLLVYVGAVNVLILFAIMLVNKRQAFAPFPTAWVRKALTGVVSLGLFALLSTMVLATPWSLSTDIPPSNTIVLIGQHFFTDFLLPFELASILLLIAMVGAIILARREYLPEQTISSEQQQVLTLPERPRELVSIGESSRNIQ
- a CDS encoding citrate synthase, producing MMVCEYKPGLDGIPAAQSSISNVDGQKGILEYRGIRIEELAEKSTFLETAYLLIWGELPTSKELAAFEDEVHSHRRIKYHICDMMKCFPESGHPMDALQASAAALGLFYSRRDLNNPAYIRDAVVRLIAKIPTMVAAFQLMRNGNDAIRPHADLDYSGNFLYMLNEKVPDPLAARIFDICLILHAEHTMNASTFSARVTASTLTDPYAVVASAVGTLGGPLHGGANEEVVEMLEDIGFVENVRPYIEDCLERKAKIMGFGHRVYKVKDPRATILQNLAEQLFTKFGHDKYYDIAVEMERVVQEKLGHKGIYPNVDFYSGLVYRKLGIPTDLFTPIFAIARVAGWLAHWKEQLEENRIFRPTQVYDGKHDVSYTPIDQR
- the nuoK gene encoding NADH-quinone oxidoreductase subunit NuoK, with the protein product MQLQYFLLLAAALFCIGIYGLITSRNAVRVLMSIELLLNAVNLNLMAFSNYLDSVAIKGQVFTVFVITVAAAEAAVGLAIVLAIYRNRDTVDMEQFNLLKW